From one Chanodichthys erythropterus isolate Z2021 chromosome 3, ASM2448905v1, whole genome shotgun sequence genomic stretch:
- the LOC137017140 gene encoding phosphomannomutase 1 isoform X2 has protein sequence MWTERSHPLESTDLCVGEACLKIDPELDEFFQALKQKVKIGVVGGSDYSKIAEQLGDGDEVIHKFDYVFAENGTVQYKDGKLISKQAIQNHLGEELLQDLINFCLSYMGLLKLPKKRGTFIEFRNGMINISPIGRSCTLEERIEFSEIDKREKIREKFVAALQQEFAGKGLRFTRGGLISFDVFPEGWDKRLCLDVLEQEGLDAIYFFGNETSLGGNDYEIFEDPRTIGFTVCSPEDTVRLCREMFFSAPPNEA, from the exons aAGATTGACCCCGAGCTGGACGAATTTTTCCAGGCCTTGAAACAGAAGGTGAAGATTGGCGTGGTGGGGGGTTCGGATTATTCCAAAATTGCCGAACAGCTCGGAGATGGAGATGAAG TCATTCACAAGTTTGATTACGTCTTCGCCGAAAATGGAACAGTGCAATACAAAGATGGCAAACTCATCTCCAAACAG GCCATTCAGAATCATCTGGGTGAGGAGTTACTGCAGGACCTCATCAACTTCTGCCTCAGCTATATGGGGCTCCTCAAACTGCCCAAGAAACG agggACGTTCATTGAGTTTCGTAACGGCATGATCAACATCTCACCCATCGGACGCAGCTGCACGCTAGAAGAGCGAATCGAGTTCTCTGAAATCGACAAG AGAGAGAAGATACGTGAGAAGTTTGTGGCGGCTCTGCAGCAAGAGTTTGCAGGAAAAGGCCTGCGGTTTACCAGAG GGGGTTTGATCAGTTTTGACGTGTTCCCGGAGGGCTGGGACAAACGCCTCTGTCTGGACGTCCTGGAGCAAGAAGGATTGGACGCCATCTACTTTTTTGGCAATGAAACCTCATTG GGAGGAAACGACTACGAGATCTTCGAGGACCCTCGTACCATCGGCTTCACCGTCTGCTCTCCTGAAGACACGGTGCGGCTCTGCAGAGAGATGTTCTTCAGCGCTCCACCCAATGAGGCGTGA